The genomic DNA GATGTCGTTGTAGAACACCTCACCGGCGGCCGGCGTGTAGAGCCCGACCAGCAGCTTCACGAGCGTCGACTTGCCCGAGCCCGACGGGCCGACGAAAGCGATGGTGTCGCCGAGGCCGGCGGCGAAGGACACGCCGTCCAGCGCGTTGTCGGCCGCGCCCTTGTGGCGAAAGCTCACATCGGAAAAGCGCACGTGCGTGATCGGCCCGGTGTCGATCGGCGATTCGGGCCGGCGCTCGACCGGCCGCTGCATCAGCGCATCGAAATTCAAGAGCGACGCGTCCGCCTCGCGCCAGGCCAGGATGATGTTGCCCAGCTCCTGCAGCGGCGTGAAGATCGCCACCGAGATGAACTGCATCGCGATCAGTTCGCCGGTGCTCAGCACGTTGCGGAAGATCAGCCACAAGAGCGCGAACAGGATCGCCAGCTTCAGCAGGCTCAGCGTCGCGCCCTGCAGAAAGGACAAGAGGCGGATGCGCTTGACCTTCTGCATCTCGAGCGCAAAGATGCGCGCCGTCTGCGCCTGCAGCCGACGGATCTCGGCGAAGGTCAGGCCCAGGCTCTTGATGAGCTCGACATTGCGCAGCGACTCGGTGATGAAGCCCGAGTTGCGGTTCGTCTCGCGCACGATCGAGCGCTGCTGGCTCTTGATCTCGCGGCTCAGCAGTCCGGTGAGCCCGCCCAGCAGCAGCACGCCGACCAGGAACACCGGCACCAGGATCCAGTTCTTCGCCACCGCATACCAGACCAGGAAAGCGACGCCCACCAGCGCCGCGAACACGGTGTTGACGAAGGTATTGATGAAGCGCTCGCAGTCGGCGCGCACCTTCTGCAGCAACGACAGCGTCTCGCCGCTGCGCAGGTCCTCGAACTCCTGGAAGCGCAGCCGCAGCACCTGGCGCAAACCGTCGTTGAAGATGCGCGTGCCCATCTTCTGCACCACAAGGCGCGTGAGGTAGTCCTGCACCGCCTTCGCGAGGCGCGACAGGATCGCCACCACGACCGCGAGCCCCAGCAGCGACAGCACGCCGGTGACGAGTTCATGGTCGGTCTTGCCGGCGCGATGGATCGCATAGCCATCGATGATCCGGCCGAAGATGATCGGATCCACCAGCGCAAGCACCTGGCTCACGCCGGCCAGCAGCAGCGCCCACAGGACGAGGCCGCCGTGCGGCCGCAGGTAGCGCCACAGGATGCGCATCGGTCAGGCGGATGCGCCGGCCGGCTTCGTGCCGACGAGCACGGGCTGGTAGAACACGCCGTCGAGGCGCCGCACGTTGTCGAAGCCCGCTTCGCGCAGCAGCTCGCACAGCCGCGTGGTCGACACGGCGTAGT from Variovorax sp. PBL-E5 includes the following:
- a CDS encoding ABC transporter ATP-binding protein; amino-acid sequence: MRILWRYLRPHGGLVLWALLLAGVSQVLALVDPIIFGRIIDGYAIHRAGKTDHELVTGVLSLLGLAVVVAILSRLAKAVQDYLTRLVVQKMGTRIFNDGLRQVLRLRFQEFEDLRSGETLSLLQKVRADCERFINTFVNTVFAALVGVAFLVWYAVAKNWILVPVFLVGVLLLGGLTGLLSREIKSQQRSIVRETNRNSGFITESLRNVELIKSLGLTFAEIRRLQAQTARIFALEMQKVKRIRLLSFLQGATLSLLKLAILFALLWLIFRNVLSTGELIAMQFISVAIFTPLQELGNIILAWREADASLLNFDALMQRPVERRPESPIDTGPITHVRFSDVSFRHKGAADNALDGVSFAAGLGDTIAFVGPSGSGKSTLVKLLVGLYTPAAGEVFYNDISTRDLRYNRARRQIGFVTQEPHLFAGTVRENMQLVKPDVSDAEIVTAMAQASCAHLLEKSPEGLDMTIGEGGLKLSGGEKQRLSIARALVRQPRLLIFDEATSALDSLTEEQITDTVRQVSARSTQITILIAHRLSTILHAGTIFVLEKGRIVESGDHATLLERKGLYHAMWRQQIGERPVPR